One Penicillium oxalicum strain HP7-1 chromosome III, whole genome shotgun sequence genomic region harbors:
- a CDS encoding U3 small nucleolar ribonucleoprotein IMP4 has protein sequence MLRRQARERRDYLYRRALQLRDASIAEKRAQLKASLASGKPLDPSIANDKSLRQDFKYDESKDEVDVDDEYALTSGLIDPRPLVTTSRSPSARLGAFAKEIRLLLPTSIRLNRGNLVMPDLVSSATSASLTDMVLLHEHRGTPTALTVSHLPHGPTASFSLHNVVLRADIPNADRGTVSESYPHLIFEGFTTKLGQRVVQILKHLFPPREPGKVGTRVVSFVNKEDSIEVRHHVFVKSSYRDVELAEVGPRMTMRLFEIRGGTLEKGSTGDVEWALTQYTRTSKKKDYL, from the coding sequence CGCCGCCAAGCTCGTGAACGCCGCGACTACCTCTACCGGAGAGCTTTGCAGCTCCGTGATGCTTCAATTGCCGAAAAACGAGCTCAGCTAAAAGCCTCGTTGGCTTCTGGAAAGCCTCTTGACCCGTCGATTGCAAATGACAAATCCCTTCGCCAAGATTTCAAATACGACGAGTCCAAAGATGAAGTGGACGTTGACGATGAATATGCTTTGACGTCTGGTTTGATTGACCCTCGCCCACTCGTGACCACATCTCGCTCGCCGTCAGCCCGGCTGGGCGCATTCGCGAAGGAAATTCGACTACTTCTTCCAACATCTATTCGCCTCAATCGAGGTAACCTCGTCATGCCAGATCTTGTCTCTAGCGCTACTTCTGCGTCTCTGACCGACATGGTTCTACTGCACGAGCATCGTGGTACACCAACCGCTCTCACCGTTTCCCACCTTCCTCATGGCCCGACCGCCAGTTTCTCCCTTCACAATGTCGTCCTTCGAGCGGACATTCCCAATGCCGACCGTGGAACAGTGTCGGAGAGCTATCCGCATCTGATCTTCGAAGGATTCACCACGAAGCTCGGCCAGCGTGTCGTCCAAATCTTGAAGCACTTATTCCCTCCTCGTGAACCCGGCAAGGTTGGCACTCGAGTGGTCAGCTTTGTCAATAAGGAGGACAGCATCGAAGTTCGTCATCATGTTTTTGTGAAGAGCAGCTACCGAGATGTCGAACTTGCGGAAGTGGGACCACGAATGACCATGCGCCTGTTCGAGATCCGTGGTGGGACCCTTGAAAAGGGCTCTACAGGTGACGTGGAATGGGCCCTTACTCAATACACGAGAaccagcaagaagaaggactATCTCTGA
- a CDS encoding Multifunctional tryptophan biosynthesis protein, with translation MADLVDHSPRHPTIAAKLSSASNVILIDNYDSFTWNVYQYLVLEGATVSVFRNDEVTVADLIAKKPTQLVISPGPGHPETDAGVSNEAIKYFSGKIPIFGVCMGQQCMITSFGGKVDVTGEILHGKTSVLKHDAKGVYEGLPAGLSVTRYHSLAGTHSTVPDCMEVTSWAELEDGSGNNVIMGVRHKELTVEGVQFHPESILTEYGRTMFRNFLKLTAGTWRENNGGPTPQPAPSADKKLSILDKIYAHRRNAVEEQKKIPALSPEALQAAYDLNIAPPQISFPDRLRQSAYPLSLMAEIKRASPSKGIISANVCAPAQAREYAKAGASVISVLTEPEWFKGTIDDLRAVRQSLEGLTNRPALLRKEFVFDEYQILEARLAGADTVLLIVKMLSVELLTRLFNYSRSLGMEPLVEVNTPDEMKIAVDLGSQVIGVNNRDLTSFEVDLGTTSRLMDQVPETTIVCALSGITGPQDVEAYKKDGVKAILVGEALMRAPDTSAFVARLLGGSSEAVESSVPRSRLVKICGTRSEEAAKAAIEAGADLIGIILVQGRSRLVSDEVAIRISQTVKSTPRPAGLSSNHVEEDCSHEWFDHSCKVLRHPGRALLVGVFLNQPLSYILTQQQKLGLDVVQLHGSEPLEWSSLIPVPVIRKFAPGDLGIARRAYHTLPLLDSGAGGSGQLLEEDGVQRVLRSDDGLRVILAGGLNPENVVEIIKGLGEAGSKVVGIDVSSGVETNGVQDVSKIRAFVEAAKSVPF, from the coding sequence ATGGCGGACCTTGTCGACCATTCACCCCGCCATCCTACGATAGCCGCGAAACTCAGCAGTGCCTCGAATGTTATTTTGATCGACAACTACGACTCATTCACCTGGAACGTTTATCAATACCTTGTGCTTGAGGGTGCAACTGTCTCTGTATTTCGAAATGATGAAGTCACCGTGGCGGatttgatcgcgaagaaaCCAACGCAACTTGTCATCAGCCCCGGGCCCGGCCATCCAGAGACCGACGCTGGAGTGAGCAATGAAGCTATCAAGTACTTTAGTGGAAAGATTCCGATCTTCGGCGTTTGCATGGGTCAGCAATGCATGATCACCAGCTTTGGGGGTAAAGTCGACGTGACCGGAGAGATTCTACATGGCAAGACCTCGGTCTTGAAGCATGATGCCAAAGGCGTCTATGAGGGGTTGCCGGCAGGGCTCTCTGTTACCCGGTATCACTCTCTGGCAGGAACTCATTCGACAGTTCCTGATTGTATGGAGGTGACCTCTTGGGCTGAGCTCGAAGACGGAAGCGGCAATAACGTGATCATGGGAGTGAGGCATAAGGAACTCACAGTGGAGGGTGTGCAATTCCACCCTGAGAGCATTCTCACTGAATACGGACGCACAATGTTCAGAAACTTCCTGAAACTGACTGCGGGTACCTGGCGGGAAAACAATGGCGGCCCAACGCCTCAGCCAGCACCTTCTGCGGACAAAAAGTTGTCAATCCTGGACAAGATTTACGCCCATCGAAGAAATGCGGTtgaggagcagaagaagattCCAGCATTGAGTCCCGAGGCCCTCCAGGCTGCCTATGACCTGAATATTGCGCCACCGCAAATCTCTTTTCCCGATCGACTAAGGCAGTCTGCCTACCCCTTATCTCTGATGGCAGAGATCAAGCGCGCATCTCCTTCCAAGGGTATCATTTCAGCAAATGTCTGTGCTCCTGCCCAGGCGCGCGAATACGCTAAGGCTGGCGCCAGTGTCATTTCCGTTTTGACGGAACCCGAATGGTTCAAGGGTACAATCGACGATCTGCGGGCAGTTCGCCAGAGCCTTGAAGGGCTCACAAATCGACCTGCTCTTTTGCGAAAGGAATTTGTCTTTGACGAGTACCAAATTTTGGAGGCGCGTCTGGCTGGTGCTGACACGGTTCTGCTCATTGTGAAGATGCTCAGCGTTGAGCTCCTCACCAGGTTGTTCAACTATTCTCGCAGTCTTGGCATGGAACCTCTTGTCGAAGTGAACACCCCAGATGAGATGAAAATCGCAGTTGATCTTGGTTCTCAGGTCATTGGTGTCAACAACCGCGACTTGACCAGTTTTGAAGTCGATCTTGGCACAACCAGCCGTCTGATGGACCAGGTCCCTGAGACCACAATTGTCTGCGCCTTGAGTGGTATTACTGGGCCCCAGGATGTTGAAGCTTACAAGAAAGACGGCGTGAAGGCCATTCTCGTTGGCGAGGCCCTCATGCGGGCACCCGATACCTCTGCATTCGTCGCTCGCCTCCTAGGTGGATCGTCGGAAGCAGTTGAATCGTCTGTACCGCGCTCGCGCTTGGTCAAGATATGCGGCACCCGATCTGAGGAGGCAGCCAAGGCTGCAATCGAAGCTGGAGCTGATctcatcggcatcatccTGGTTCAGGGACGATCCAGGCTGGTTTCTGATGAGGTTGCTATCCGTATCTCACAGACAGTCAAATCGACACCCCGACCAGCGGGTCTCTCATCAAATCACGTTGAGGAGGATTGCTCGCACGAATGGTTTGACCATTCTTGTAAAGTTTTGCGGCACCCAGGTCGTGCGCTGCTTGTGGGCGTGTTCCTCAACCAGCCTTTGTCGTATATTCTTACCCAACAACAAAAACTTGGGCTCGATGTCGTGCAGCTCCATGGATCTGAGCCACTAGAGTGGTCGAGTTTGATTCCCGTCCCTGTGATCCGCAAATTTGCGCCAGGGGATCTTGGAATAGCTCGCCGGGCCTATCATACCCTTCCCCTGCTGGACTCCGGTGCGGGTGGCTCTGGACAGCtgctcgaggaggatggtGTGCAAAGGGTTCTCCGCTCTGACGACGGCCTGCGCGTCATCCTTGCTGGCGGTTTGAATCCCGAGAATGTTGTTGAAATTATCAAGGGATTAGGCGAAGCGGGATCGAAAGTTGTCGGAATCGATGTTAGCTCGGGAGTGGAAACCAATGGCGTCCAAGATGTCAGCAAGATTCGTGCCTTTGTGGAGGCTGCCAAAAGTGTTCCCTTCTAG